The following are encoded together in the Proteiniphilum saccharofermentans genome:
- the miaA gene encoding tRNA (adenosine(37)-N6)-dimethylallyltransferase MiaA, whose protein sequence is MEKKTLITVLGPTASGKTAFAAQLAYTLDGEIVSADSRQIYRRMDIGTGKDLSEYTVEGSSIPYHLIDIREPGEKYTLFDYQHDFHKIYCDILSRNKTPILCGGTGLYIESVLKGYNLPDVPANPRLRSALEQKSLEELTDILQSYRPLHNTTDTDSKKRAIRAIEIEEYKSKQESSATTFPPVESIILGLDIDRELRRKKITARLHARLQEGMIEEVRSILDSGVSPEDLIYYGLEYKFVTLHVTGKLSYGEMFRQLEIAIHQFAKRQMTWFRGMERRGFVIHWIDASLTSEQKLQLAGKLAVDNG, encoded by the coding sequence ATGGAAAAGAAAACTTTGATCACCGTTCTGGGCCCCACGGCGAGTGGAAAAACCGCATTTGCTGCACAATTAGCATACACGCTCGATGGCGAAATTGTGAGTGCCGACTCCCGTCAGATATACCGGCGGATGGATATAGGTACCGGCAAAGACCTTTCGGAATACACTGTAGAAGGATCTTCTATCCCCTATCATCTTATCGACATCCGCGAACCGGGAGAGAAATACACCCTCTTTGACTATCAACACGATTTTCATAAAATCTACTGCGACATCCTCAGCCGCAACAAGACTCCCATCCTGTGCGGCGGCACCGGACTTTATATCGAATCGGTGCTGAAAGGATACAATCTTCCTGATGTACCCGCCAATCCGAGACTGAGGTCAGCACTCGAACAAAAATCACTCGAGGAGCTGACCGACATCCTGCAAAGTTACCGTCCACTACATAACACAACCGACACTGACAGTAAAAAAAGGGCAATCCGGGCCATCGAAATAGAAGAATACAAATCGAAACAAGAGAGTTCTGCCACCACATTCCCTCCGGTAGAAAGTATTATCCTGGGCCTCGATATAGACAGGGAACTCCGGCGAAAAAAGATCACCGCACGCCTGCACGCACGTCTTCAGGAAGGGATGATCGAAGAGGTGCGGAGTATCCTTGATTCCGGAGTTTCACCCGAAGATCTGATTTATTACGGACTGGAATATAAATTCGTAACACTTCACGTGACCGGTAAGTTAAGTTACGGAGAGATGTTCCGGCAACTGGAGATTGCCATCCACCAATTTGCCAAACGGCAGATGACATGGTTCAGAGGTATGGAACGCCGGGGATTCGTTATTCACTGGATAGATGCATCCCTGACTTCCGAACAAAAACTGCAACTGGCAGGTAAATTGGCAGTGGACAATGGATAA
- a CDS encoding TPM domain-containing protein, with protein MKLLWKSKYLLILIFFSSLGLSAQDIPEPMVPYRLVNDFADIFSPAEEQALEQKLRAYNDSTSTQIYVVSVTDLGGYPASDYAFRLGEKWEIGQKSKDNGAVILIKPKIGNSRGQAFIATGYGLEARINDAYAGRIVRNEMIPYFIDEDYFGGVNAAIDVMIARLSGEFVADAEEEEGIPFFVIIIILVGIILLLSFLSKGGDQHIGGGGHRTSPPIFFPPMSGGRRSGGFGSGSGWSGGFGGGGGGFGGGGGGRFGGGGAGGSW; from the coding sequence ATGAAGTTATTATGGAAGAGTAAATATCTTCTTATACTTATATTCTTTTCTTCTTTAGGGTTATCGGCGCAGGATATCCCCGAACCGATGGTGCCCTACCGTTTGGTAAACGACTTTGCAGATATTTTCTCTCCGGCTGAAGAACAGGCTCTGGAGCAAAAACTACGTGCCTACAATGACTCCACATCCACACAAATATATGTAGTCTCAGTAACCGATCTGGGCGGTTATCCCGCCTCCGATTATGCTTTCAGGCTTGGTGAGAAATGGGAGATTGGACAGAAGAGTAAAGACAACGGTGCCGTCATCCTTATCAAACCGAAAATAGGGAATAGCCGCGGACAGGCATTTATCGCCACCGGTTACGGTCTGGAAGCACGGATCAATGATGCCTATGCCGGTCGTATTGTACGCAACGAGATGATCCCCTACTTTATTGACGAGGATTATTTTGGTGGAGTGAATGCCGCTATTGACGTAATGATAGCACGCCTCTCCGGTGAATTTGTTGCCGATGCCGAAGAAGAGGAAGGAATCCCCTTTTTCGTGATCATTATTATTCTGGTCGGCATCATCCTGTTGCTCTCTTTCCTTTCTAAGGGAGGAGACCAGCATATCGGCGGCGGTGGTCACCGGACAAGCCCCCCTATATTCTTCCCGCCAATGAGTGGTGGGCGTAGAAGCGGCGGCTTTGGCAGCGGAAGCGGCTGGAGCGGGGGGTTCGGTGGAGGTGGAGGCGGCTTCGGCGGCGGTGGCGGCGGCAGATTCGGTGGTGGAGGCGCCGGAGGAAGCTGGTAA
- a CDS encoding TPM domain-containing protein, with amino-acid sequence MLNKEELQRITESIQLAESHTSGEIRVCVARQCKGDPLEAAFKKFNQLKMDTTRLRNGVLIYVSPSDHKTAIIGDQGIHDAVNGGFWNEALEKMLSYFKKGEISEGICKGVEKVGELIKSRYPVSENDINELGDEVIMEE; translated from the coding sequence ATGTTGAACAAAGAGGAACTACAGAGAATCACGGAATCGATCCAACTCGCAGAAAGCCATACTTCGGGAGAGATACGCGTATGCGTGGCCCGGCAATGCAAAGGCGATCCGCTGGAAGCCGCATTCAAAAAGTTCAATCAACTGAAGATGGATACGACCCGGCTCCGTAATGGTGTGCTCATCTACGTATCTCCATCCGACCATAAAACAGCTATTATCGGGGATCAGGGCATCCATGACGCTGTGAATGGTGGATTCTGGAATGAAGCCCTGGAAAAGATGCTCTCCTATTTCAAAAAAGGAGAAATTTCGGAAGGGATCTGCAAAGGTGTAGAAAAAGTGGGAGAATTGATCAAGTCCCGTTATCCTGTATCGGAAAATGATATAAATGAATTAGGCGATGAAGTTATTATGGAAGAGTAA
- a CDS encoding LemA family protein: MRKISFVLLIVVGAMGLTGCQGYNRMVEKQEAVTSQWGNVQNAYQRRADLIPNLVNTVKGYAQHEQETFTQVTEARAKATQTTINPENLTAESLQEYQQAQDQLSQALGRLLLIQENYPELKANQNFLALQDELAGTENRISVERNRFNQLAQDYNAYIRKFPQVIYAKWFKFEPKAYFEATPAAQTAPEVQF, encoded by the coding sequence ATGAGAAAAATTTCTTTCGTTTTACTGATCGTAGTAGGTGCAATGGGGCTCACCGGATGCCAGGGATACAACCGGATGGTAGAAAAACAAGAGGCCGTAACCTCACAATGGGGTAACGTACAGAATGCTTATCAGCGTCGTGCCGACCTCATTCCCAACTTAGTAAACACGGTAAAAGGATACGCCCAACATGAACAGGAGACTTTTACCCAAGTAACAGAAGCAAGAGCCAAGGCCACGCAAACAACTATCAATCCTGAAAATCTCACGGCAGAGAGCTTACAGGAATATCAGCAGGCACAAGACCAGTTGAGCCAGGCACTGGGTAGATTGTTACTGATACAGGAGAATTACCCTGAACTGAAAGCCAACCAGAATTTCCTCGCACTTCAGGATGAACTGGCAGGAACAGAAAACAGGATCTCGGTAGAGCGGAACCGTTTCAACCAGTTGGCGCAGGACTATAATGCCTATATCCGCAAATTTCCACAGGTGATCTATGCTAAATGGTTCAAATTTGAACCAAAAGCCTATTTCGAAGCGACTCCCGCAGCACAGACTGCTCCTGAGGTACAATTCTGA
- a CDS encoding PA domain-containing protein — protein MIRIIIILLLLLSGLFVNCLHSQEVSSKGLEQISEPLVKEFIDILASDKMRGRSAPSIEADRAANYIAMKLKEFGIRSVNGSYFQPIPFCAADLNIENCKFILTKGSINHAYDLKENFTPLFNTGSNQVQGELVFAGYGITAPQYNYDDYKDIDVKGKIVLVMKQEPRKNDTIATFFEGKKETLYSGIPYKIRNAAEHGAAGLLLVTDPLHNVAITAQGYLWNSLYMKGKTNPTYNVCEENANIPAVQVNRDVINELFGSVDSLRTLQRKIDESMHPVRMEEKTGMDMSIIISGPQSMAIPMTQNTETKIQFSEVE, from the coding sequence ATGATAAGAATCATCATTATTCTCCTGTTACTGCTGTCCGGCTTATTTGTTAATTGTCTTCATTCGCAAGAAGTATCCTCAAAAGGATTAGAACAAATTTCGGAACCTTTGGTGAAAGAGTTTATAGATATTCTGGCTTCAGACAAAATGCGTGGACGCTCGGCACCGAGTATAGAAGCAGATAGAGCCGCAAATTATATCGCCATGAAATTGAAAGAGTTCGGGATAAGATCTGTAAATGGATCTTATTTTCAACCAATTCCATTTTGTGCGGCCGACCTGAATATTGAAAACTGTAAATTTATTTTAACTAAGGGCAGTATAAATCACGCATATGACTTAAAGGAAAATTTCACTCCTCTGTTCAATACAGGAAGTAACCAGGTACAAGGTGAACTGGTTTTTGCGGGATATGGTATCACAGCTCCCCAATATAATTATGATGATTATAAAGATATTGATGTAAAAGGCAAGATTGTGCTGGTGATGAAACAGGAACCTCGCAAAAACGACACTATCGCCACATTCTTTGAAGGAAAAAAAGAGACACTATATTCCGGCATACCCTACAAAATACGGAACGCGGCGGAACACGGAGCAGCAGGACTTTTACTGGTAACCGACCCGCTTCACAATGTAGCCATTACCGCACAGGGTTATTTGTGGAACAGCCTGTATATGAAAGGCAAGACAAATCCTACATATAATGTATGCGAAGAAAACGCAAATATTCCCGCAGTACAGGTGAATCGGGATGTGATTAATGAATTATTCGGTAGTGTGGATTCGCTGAGGACTCTACAGCGAAAAATCGATGAAAGCATGCATCCGGTAAGAATGGAAGAGAAAACCGGTATGGATATGAGTATCATAATATCCGGCCCACAATCCATGGCTATTCCCATGACACAGAACACAGAAACAAAAATTCAATTCTCAGAAGTGGAATAA
- a CDS encoding DUF3078 domain-containing protein: MRRIIIPFLIITICSFGVIASGIENKVVERPDSITMIDSLDLFRDITDISRQIERRTMQAKERIDSEVISPQQGADTPPNPIITPPDTIIIPPVSNPVARGTVSIIVKDSIPLFRNPLDSIYFRRENGTLQLPVNYNNVGSMNGLSFRDTLFYNPLFLPMIFTGKMLPRELSLYPVEEDHDKGALIPREKTFAPRLDHVDFVQKVRRDYYVKYPDRIRYSVASFDSIPSLESDDRVVRETFNPFRELIKVETAYSLDAPGIEGVTIGRKYWVRSGEHSFQFAQNYFSDNWHKGGVNNLNFNSLHILRANYHKDKVKFNNTLEWRLSVFNAPDDSLRKHRIGNDLIRYYGDFGVDAFGKGWSYSTNLEAKSQMFKAYPVNSNDLLSSFMSPLYVNAGIGLKYNIDKKSERVRHRRVRWELALAPISINYTYVLNNDVDVKRFGIDEGKKSQLDIGSTLTSILKYDITRYISWDSRLTYFTSYEKVISEFENSLNMALSNAFSTRIYVNMRFDDGVPADPKFKYLQVNQTLSFGLNYKW; encoded by the coding sequence ATGAGACGAATTATTATCCCCTTTTTGATAATAACAATATGTTCGTTCGGAGTGATAGCTTCCGGGATTGAAAATAAAGTTGTCGAGAGGCCGGACTCTATAACAATGATAGATAGTCTTGATCTGTTCAGGGATATCACCGATATCAGCAGGCAGATTGAACGTCGTACAATGCAAGCCAAGGAGAGAATTGATAGTGAGGTTATATCTCCGCAACAAGGGGCTGATACACCTCCCAACCCCATTATCACACCTCCCGATACTATCATCATACCTCCGGTTTCAAACCCGGTAGCGAGGGGAACAGTCTCGATAATAGTTAAAGATTCAATCCCTCTATTCCGTAACCCGTTGGATTCCATTTATTTCAGGAGGGAAAATGGGACGCTGCAACTTCCTGTGAACTATAATAATGTTGGATCAATGAATGGACTCTCGTTCCGTGACACACTCTTTTATAATCCACTTTTCCTGCCTATGATATTTACGGGGAAGATGCTTCCTCGGGAATTATCTTTATACCCTGTTGAAGAGGATCATGATAAGGGAGCCCTCATTCCCCGGGAAAAGACCTTTGCTCCCCGGCTGGATCATGTGGACTTTGTTCAAAAGGTGAGACGCGATTATTATGTAAAATATCCCGACAGGATCAGATATTCCGTGGCTAGTTTTGATTCAATACCCAGTTTGGAATCAGATGACCGGGTAGTGAGGGAGACATTTAATCCTTTCCGTGAGTTGATAAAGGTTGAAACAGCTTATTCATTAGATGCTCCCGGTATTGAAGGTGTTACAATTGGTAGAAAATACTGGGTGCGTTCCGGAGAACACTCTTTCCAGTTTGCCCAGAACTATTTCTCGGATAACTGGCACAAAGGAGGGGTTAATAATCTGAATTTTAATAGCCTGCATATATTGAGGGCTAATTACCATAAAGATAAGGTGAAATTTAATAACACACTGGAGTGGCGTTTATCTGTCTTTAATGCTCCTGACGATTCGTTACGCAAGCACCGTATCGGTAATGACCTTATTCGTTATTATGGCGACTTTGGGGTAGATGCTTTTGGTAAAGGATGGTCTTACTCTACCAACTTAGAGGCAAAATCCCAGATGTTTAAAGCATATCCGGTCAACTCGAACGATCTTCTTTCGTCATTTATGTCTCCTTTGTATGTCAATGCAGGGATCGGGTTAAAGTATAATATCGACAAAAAATCCGAGAGAGTACGGCATCGCCGGGTGAGATGGGAATTGGCGCTTGCCCCTATCTCCATCAACTACACCTATGTGTTGAACAATGATGTGGATGTGAAACGGTTCGGGATTGATGAAGGAAAGAAATCCCAACTGGATATCGGTAGTACCCTTACATCAATATTGAAATACGACATCACTAGGTATATTTCCTGGGATTCGCGTCTGACCTACTTTACCAGTTACGAGAAAGTTATATCGGAATTTGAGAATAGCCTGAATATGGCATTGAGCAATGCTTTCTCCACGCGTATTTATGTGAACATGAGGTTTGACGATGGAGTTCCCGCAGATCCTAAATTCAAATATTTACAGGTGAATCAGACCCTTAGCTTTGGGCTGAATTATAAATGGTAA
- the fmt gene encoding methionyl-tRNA formyltransferase, with amino-acid sequence MDKKSLRILFMGTPEFAVESLKSLVENGYNVVGVVTMPDKPAGRGYKLQPSPVKQYALQQRLPVLQPEKLKDEGFLNKLKELGVDLQIVVAFRMLPEVVWNMPPKGTFNLHSSLLPQYRGAAPINWAIINGEKETGVTTFFLSHEIDTGKIIFQEKTTIDDQDNAGTLHDRLMTMGAQLVLKTVDAILEENVQSIPQDKLFKDASELKSAPKIFKEDCQIDWDKSTQEVYNFIRGLSPYPAAWTELVTENSEEKLRFKLFDSKPIADTTHNLLPGSIRTDNKTYLDVVVKDGFLRIGSLQLTGKKRMSIIDFLNGYHFEKKVRFN; translated from the coding sequence ATGGACAAAAAATCATTACGTATCCTCTTCATGGGTACTCCCGAGTTTGCCGTAGAATCTCTAAAATCACTGGTAGAGAACGGATATAATGTAGTGGGGGTTGTCACCATGCCCGATAAGCCGGCAGGCAGGGGGTATAAACTACAACCTTCACCGGTAAAACAATATGCGCTCCAACAGAGGCTACCGGTACTGCAACCCGAAAAACTGAAAGATGAAGGGTTCCTAAATAAACTAAAAGAATTGGGTGTCGACCTGCAAATCGTCGTCGCTTTCCGCATGCTGCCCGAAGTAGTATGGAATATGCCGCCGAAAGGCACTTTTAACCTCCATTCATCCCTCCTGCCCCAATATCGGGGTGCTGCCCCTATCAATTGGGCTATTATCAACGGAGAGAAAGAAACCGGCGTGACTACGTTTTTTCTTTCACACGAGATTGATACCGGTAAGATAATCTTTCAGGAAAAAACCACAATCGATGATCAGGACAATGCGGGTACTCTACACGACAGGTTAATGACAATGGGAGCTCAACTGGTACTGAAGACGGTCGACGCCATATTGGAAGAGAATGTACAATCGATCCCCCAGGACAAACTTTTCAAAGATGCCTCCGAATTAAAAAGTGCTCCAAAAATTTTCAAGGAAGATTGCCAGATCGACTGGGATAAATCCACACAGGAAGTCTATAATTTTATCCGTGGCTTATCACCCTATCCGGCAGCATGGACAGAATTAGTAACCGAAAACAGTGAAGAGAAACTCCGCTTCAAACTATTTGACAGTAAACCGATTGCGGACACAACACACAACCTGTTGCCGGGAAGCATCAGGACAGACAATAAGACATACCTCGATGTGGTTGTAAAGGATGGTTTCTTACGAATTGGCTCACTTCAATTAACAGGCAAGAAACGAATGAGTATCATCGACTTCCTGAATGGATACCATTTCGAAAAGAAAGTACGATTCAATTAA
- a CDS encoding chloride channel protein: MQLTERFNKFLIWRDRHIKERHFLLFVCFLVGILTALAAFFLKTAIHFFQVFLTENFSRPNLNFSYLLYPIAGILIAGLYVKYVVKDDISHGVTKILFAISQRKSRIKPHNMYSSLVASSITIGFGGSVGAEAPIVLTGSAIGSNLGRFFKLEQRSLMILVGCGAAGAIAGIFKAPIAGILFVIEVLLLDLTMASILPLLVTAVTATTVSYILTGMDAMFAFTLIEPFTLNRIPHVIFLGILCGFLSLYVIRVMSRLERLFHRLSYWKKFLLGGTMLSLLIFFFPPLYGEGYNTINILLASGDLFNSLTNESFFHQLESRWTIVAFLILVILFKVFATSATNGGGGTGGVFAPTLFLGCIVGFVYSYTLNQLGYTIFLPQENFALMGMAGVMAGVMHAPLTGTFLIAELTGGYDLFLPLMIVSLLSYGTIMIFEKHSIYAIRLAKKGELITHHKDKAVLTFLKIKDLLEKDIPTVTPEMTLGDVVRVISTSHRNIFPVVDDKGILLGLVMMNDIRNIMFRPELYDRFTVKKFMVGAPATIELHSTMEEAMAKFENTKAWNLPVVDQKGVYQGLLSQSSVFNSYREVLVENYSETDE, from the coding sequence ATGCAACTGACAGAAAGATTCAATAAATTTCTTATTTGGCGCGACAGACACATAAAGGAGCGTCATTTTTTACTGTTTGTCTGCTTTTTAGTGGGAATTCTCACGGCATTGGCGGCTTTCTTCCTTAAAACGGCGATCCACTTTTTCCAGGTCTTTCTCACCGAAAATTTCAGTCGTCCCAACCTCAACTTCTCTTACCTGCTCTACCCTATTGCAGGAATCCTGATTGCAGGCCTGTATGTAAAATATGTGGTGAAGGATGATATCAGTCACGGTGTCACAAAGATCCTTTTTGCCATCTCCCAGCGGAAAAGCAGGATCAAGCCTCACAATATGTATTCGTCGTTAGTAGCCAGTTCCATCACCATCGGATTCGGGGGGTCAGTAGGAGCGGAAGCACCGATCGTATTGACCGGCTCCGCCATCGGTTCTAACCTGGGAAGATTCTTTAAACTGGAGCAACGCAGCCTGATGATCCTGGTAGGTTGTGGAGCCGCGGGAGCTATCGCAGGTATCTTTAAAGCACCCATCGCAGGCATTCTTTTTGTGATAGAAGTATTGCTGCTCGACCTTACCATGGCCTCCATATTGCCTCTTCTGGTAACAGCCGTGACAGCCACTACGGTATCATACATCCTCACGGGCATGGACGCCATGTTTGCCTTTACGCTGATCGAACCTTTCACGCTCAATCGTATTCCCCATGTAATCTTTCTGGGTATACTCTGCGGTTTCCTCTCCTTATACGTGATACGTGTCATGAGCCGTTTGGAAAGACTTTTCCACCGACTTTCATATTGGAAAAAATTCCTGCTTGGGGGAACCATGCTGAGTTTGCTTATCTTTTTCTTTCCACCGCTTTACGGGGAAGGATACAATACTATCAATATCCTGTTAGCTAGTGGAGATCTGTTCAATTCACTTACCAATGAAAGTTTCTTTCACCAATTGGAAAGCAGATGGACTATTGTGGCTTTTCTGATACTGGTCATTCTCTTTAAAGTTTTTGCCACCAGTGCAACCAACGGTGGGGGCGGTACCGGAGGGGTATTCGCTCCCACCCTGTTCTTAGGCTGCATCGTTGGTTTTGTCTATTCGTACACACTCAATCAACTGGGATATACAATATTTCTGCCACAGGAAAATTTTGCGTTGATGGGGATGGCTGGGGTGATGGCCGGGGTAATGCATGCACCGCTTACCGGCACCTTCCTTATTGCAGAGTTGACCGGAGGCTATGACCTGTTCCTCCCCCTCATGATCGTATCGCTACTCTCTTACGGGACTATCATGATATTCGAAAAGCACAGTATCTACGCCATACGTCTTGCCAAAAAAGGGGAGTTGATCACTCACCACAAAGACAAAGCCGTTCTCACTTTTCTGAAGATTAAAGACCTGCTCGAAAAGGATATCCCGACAGTAACGCCTGAAATGACGCTCGGTGATGTAGTAAGGGTGATTTCTACCAGCCACCGGAATATTTTCCCGGTAGTAGATGACAAGGGTATTCTTTTGGGACTCGTGATGATGAATGATATCCGCAATATCATGTTCCGCCCCGAATTATATGATCGATTCACCGTAAAGAAATTCATGGTCGGGGCGCCAGCCACAATAGAATTACACAGCACTATGGAAGAGGCAATGGCGAAATTTGAGAATACCAAGGCATGGAATTTACCTGTGGTAGACCAGAAAGGAGTCTATCAGGGTCTGCTGTCACAATCGTCTGTTTTCAATTCCTACAGGGAGGTTTTGGTTGAAAATTACTCCGAAACAGATGAGTAG
- a CDS encoding L-threonylcarbamoyladenylate synthase, which produces MQDDIKKACDILRKGGIILYPTDTIWGIGCDATNEEAVKRIYDLKQRDDTKSMLVLMDNPAKLQTYVKEVPDIAWDLIDLADKPLTIIYDGAKNLAPNLIAPDGSIGIRITAETFSMELCRQFRKPIVSTSANISGDPSPSSFSEIGQTIKEGVDYIVTYRQKEQTKAKPSGIVKLGKDGSIKIIRK; this is translated from the coding sequence ATGCAAGACGATATAAAAAAAGCATGCGACATATTAAGGAAAGGAGGAATCATCCTTTATCCTACTGATACCATCTGGGGTATCGGTTGTGATGCGACTAATGAAGAGGCCGTAAAACGTATTTACGATCTGAAGCAGCGAGACGACACCAAATCGATGCTTGTCCTGATGGACAATCCCGCCAAATTGCAGACATACGTAAAGGAGGTACCCGACATTGCCTGGGACCTGATAGATCTGGCCGACAAACCCCTCACCATCATTTATGACGGAGCCAAGAACCTGGCACCAAACCTCATTGCTCCGGACGGATCCATCGGCATACGTATTACAGCCGAAACTTTTTCCATGGAGTTATGCCGGCAATTCCGCAAACCTATTGTATCCACATCAGCCAATATAAGTGGAGATCCCTCGCCCTCTTCTTTTTCGGAAATCGGGCAAACGATCAAAGAGGGAGTGGATTATATTGTTACGTACCGGCAAAAAGAACAAACCAAAGCCAAACCATCGGGAATAGTTAAACTGGGAAAAGACGGCTCCATCAAAATTATACGTAAGTAA
- a CDS encoding GNAT family N-acetyltransferase produces the protein MENNILRLRAPEPEDLDLLYAWENDTAIWQKGASIVPFSRYSIKQYLIDYKHDIYVDKQLRLMVTLRETDECIGTVDLYDFDPFHRRAGVGILIDSKHRRRGYGMQVLMLLEDYAFRFLNLRQLYAIIPEKNNSSIRLFSKTGYRKSGLLEEWLASEDSFCHALIMQKLNS, from the coding sequence ATGGAAAATAATATCCTTCGCCTACGTGCTCCCGAACCGGAGGATCTGGATTTGCTTTACGCCTGGGAAAACGACACTGCCATTTGGCAAAAAGGAGCCTCTATCGTACCTTTTTCCCGTTACTCCATCAAACAATATCTGATCGACTATAAGCATGACATATATGTAGACAAGCAGTTACGGTTGATGGTAACACTGAGGGAAACGGACGAATGCATAGGCACCGTCGACTTGTATGATTTTGACCCGTTCCACAGGAGAGCCGGTGTGGGGATATTGATAGACAGTAAACACCGTCGCCGGGGATATGGCATGCAGGTACTCATGCTACTTGAAGATTACGCGTTTCGATTTCTCAATTTGAGGCAACTTTACGCCATCATTCCTGAAAAGAACAACAGCAGTATCCGTCTTTTCTCTAAAACGGGATATCGGAAGAGTGGGCTGCTGGAAGAGTGGCTTGCCTCGGAAGATTCATTCTGCCACGCGTTGATAATGCAAAAACTCAATTCATAA
- the recR gene encoding recombination mediator RecR — protein sequence MNSPYPSALLENAVNEFANLPGIGRKSALRLVLHLLRQDEGRVANFAGTMLKLKREIKYCSVCHNISDTDVCNICSDKSRDSSLICVVENVKEVMAIEKTVQFGGLYHVLGGIISPIDGIGPSDLEIASLEERVKSGEIREVILALSATMEGDTTNFYIYRKLQPYGVKVSIIARGVSIGDEIEYADEVTLGRSIMNRTPFDESYKLVSK from the coding sequence ATGAACAGTCCTTACCCATCCGCTTTACTCGAAAATGCAGTCAACGAATTTGCCAATCTCCCCGGGATTGGAAGAAAATCGGCATTACGATTGGTACTCCATCTGTTGCGTCAGGATGAAGGGAGAGTAGCCAATTTTGCAGGTACTATGCTAAAATTGAAGCGGGAAATCAAATATTGTTCTGTCTGTCACAACATCTCCGATACGGATGTATGTAATATTTGCAGCGACAAATCACGGGATAGTTCTTTGATTTGCGTTGTGGAAAATGTAAAAGAGGTGATGGCCATCGAGAAAACGGTACAATTTGGTGGACTTTACCACGTTTTAGGAGGTATTATCTCCCCTATCGATGGCATTGGCCCGTCTGATCTGGAAATCGCCAGTCTCGAAGAGAGGGTGAAATCGGGTGAAATCCGGGAGGTGATCCTTGCCCTCAGTGCAACCATGGAGGGTGATACTACCAATTTTTATATCTACCGCAAACTTCAACCTTACGGGGTGAAAGTAAGCATCATAGCCAGAGGAGTATCGATTGGAGATGAGATCGAGTATGCTGATGAGGTGACACTTGGCCGCTCTATTATGAACCGGACTCCATTTGATGAATCCTATAAACTGGTATCAAAATGA